Proteins encoded together in one Bradyrhizobium sp. CB82 window:
- a CDS encoding RidA family protein — MIERSLPYEGLLHEIVEHNGVLYLGGVVPENTGLDMAGQADDVFRQLKTLLEGAGSDLSCVLQVTIYVTNLADKAALNQVWKRHFTAEHLPARAAVGVADLGPGVKLELTAIAARR; from the coding sequence TTGATCGAACGTTCCCTGCCCTATGAAGGACTGCTCCACGAGATCGTCGAGCATAATGGCGTGCTGTATCTCGGCGGCGTCGTTCCCGAGAATACCGGGCTCGACATGGCCGGCCAGGCCGACGATGTGTTTCGCCAGTTGAAAACTCTGCTCGAAGGGGCCGGCTCCGATCTCTCCTGCGTCCTGCAGGTCACGATCTACGTGACCAATCTCGCCGACAAGGCGGCGCTCAACCAGGTATGGAAGCGCCATTTCACCGCAGAACACCTGCCGGCGCGTGCCGCCGTCGGCGTCGCGGATCTCGGCCCGGGCGTCAAGCTGGAACTTACGGCGATCGCCGCCCGCCGCTAG
- a CDS encoding DUF6496 domain-containing protein, whose protein sequence is MPRQEIIRKARQDKREGKSPSTQAGEFVKDEIDKIRKGKHGARSTRQAIAIGLSEARRAGVDLPPPRKGRTKKATRRSAKYAYEVGQGKRHPKRRPRVSRAVENVLKKEPRSTASRRSLSKQAKRAASRRSAAARSAAARKASRTKGAKARSAAAKKAARTRTRRRS, encoded by the coding sequence ATGCCGAGACAAGAGATCATTCGCAAAGCCAGGCAGGACAAGCGCGAAGGCAAATCGCCGAGCACGCAGGCCGGCGAATTCGTGAAGGACGAGATCGACAAGATCCGCAAGGGCAAGCATGGCGCGCGCTCGACGCGCCAGGCCATTGCCATCGGTCTTTCCGAAGCACGCCGCGCCGGCGTCGACCTGCCCCCGCCACGCAAAGGGCGCACCAAGAAGGCGACGCGCCGCAGCGCCAAATATGCCTATGAGGTCGGCCAGGGCAAACGGCATCCGAAGCGTCGGCCACGCGTCTCTCGGGCAGTGGAGAATGTGCTGAAGAAGGAGCCGCGCTCGACCGCCTCACGCCGCTCGCTGTCGAAGCAGGCCAAGCGCGCCGCGAGCCGGCGCAGCGCGGCGGCGCGCTCGGCAGCCGCGCGAAAGGCGAGCCGCACCAAGGGCGCGAAGGCTCGTTCCGCCGCCGCCAAGAAGGCGGCGCGCACCAGGACGCGCCGCCGGAGCTGA
- the phnL gene encoding phosphonate C-P lyase system protein PhnL, with amino-acid sequence MTAMMIDIADAQKTFTMHLQGGVELPVVRGVTFHVDPGECVVLSGPSGAGKSSILKMIFGNYRCDGGRIGVRHRGALIDLATAEPRQILNIRRDTIGYVSQFLRAVPRVAAIDVVAEPLIASGVARPEAQQRAGALLHRLNIPERLWQLPPATFSGGEQQRVNIARGFIPELPILLLDEPTASLDAANRAVVVELIAEKKRHGVAMVAIVHDDEIRHLIANRIVDVTSFAAAA; translated from the coding sequence ATGACCGCCATGATGATCGACATCGCCGATGCACAAAAGACCTTTACGATGCACCTTCAGGGCGGCGTCGAGCTGCCTGTCGTGCGAGGCGTGACGTTCCACGTCGATCCCGGCGAATGCGTCGTGCTGTCCGGGCCGTCGGGAGCGGGCAAATCGTCGATCCTGAAAATGATCTTCGGTAACTACCGCTGCGACGGCGGCCGCATCGGCGTCCGCCATCGCGGCGCGCTGATCGATCTCGCCACCGCCGAGCCGCGGCAGATCCTCAACATCCGGCGCGACACGATCGGCTATGTCAGCCAGTTCCTGCGCGCGGTGCCGCGCGTTGCGGCCATCGACGTCGTTGCCGAGCCACTGATCGCGAGCGGCGTGGCACGACCCGAGGCACAGCAGCGCGCAGGCGCGCTTCTGCATCGGCTGAACATCCCCGAGCGTCTCTGGCAGCTCCCGCCGGCGACTTTCTCCGGCGGCGAGCAGCAGCGCGTCAACATCGCGCGCGGCTTCATTCCGGAGCTGCCGATCCTGCTGCTTGACGAGCCGACCGCTTCGCTCGACGCGGCGAACCGCGCCGTCGTCGTCGAACTGATTGCCGAGAAGAAGCGCCACGGCGTCGCCATGGTTGCGATCGTCCATGACGACGAGATCCGCCATCTGATCGCCAACCGCATCGTCGACGTCACCAGTTTTGCCGCCGCGGCCTGA
- a CDS encoding O-acetylhomoserine aminocarboxypropyltransferase, with product MPAPKPPAFETLSLHAGQHPDPATGARAVPIYQTTSYVFQDTDHAAALFNLERAGHIYTRISNPTTGVLEERLAALEGGVGAICTASGQAAMHLAIATLLNAGDHIVASSSLYGGTINLLAHTLPRFGITTTFVKPRELDAFRASIRPNTKLVIGETIGNPGLEVLDIPKVAGIAHEAKIPLLIDNTFATPYLSRPIELGADIVMHSATKWIGGHGIAIGGAVVDGGRFDWRGSGKFAVLTEPYAGYHGMVFDEQFGTAAFIMRARTEGLRDFGACMSPTNAFQLLQGVETLPVRMDRHMQNTLSVLEALKANKAVDWVLHPSLETHPDHQLAKQLLPRGAGSIVSFGIKGGRAAGRKFIEQLRMISHLANVGDAKTLVIHPASTTHQQMDAEQLKTAGIGEELVRLSVGIETASDIIDDLAQALRISQKV from the coding sequence ATGCCCGCCCCCAAGCCGCCTGCCTTCGAAACCCTGAGCCTGCATGCGGGCCAGCATCCGGATCCCGCGACCGGTGCCCGTGCGGTGCCGATCTATCAGACCACGTCCTACGTGTTCCAGGACACGGACCACGCTGCGGCGCTGTTCAATCTGGAGCGCGCCGGGCACATCTATACGCGGATCTCCAATCCGACCACGGGCGTGCTGGAGGAGCGGCTCGCGGCGCTGGAGGGCGGCGTCGGCGCGATCTGCACCGCCAGCGGCCAGGCGGCGATGCATCTGGCCATCGCCACCCTGCTCAATGCCGGGGACCACATCGTGGCGTCGAGCTCGCTCTATGGCGGCACAATCAATCTGCTCGCACACACGCTGCCGCGCTTCGGCATCACCACGACATTCGTGAAGCCGCGCGAGCTCGACGCGTTCCGTGCCTCGATCAGGCCGAACACCAAGCTCGTGATCGGCGAGACCATCGGCAATCCCGGGCTGGAGGTGCTGGACATCCCGAAGGTCGCGGGCATCGCGCATGAGGCGAAAATTCCGCTGCTGATCGACAACACCTTTGCCACGCCCTATCTCAGCCGGCCGATCGAGCTAGGGGCCGACATCGTCATGCATTCGGCGACCAAGTGGATCGGCGGCCATGGCATCGCGATCGGCGGCGCGGTCGTCGATGGCGGCCGCTTCGACTGGCGCGGGTCGGGCAAGTTCGCCGTGCTCACCGAGCCCTATGCTGGCTATCACGGCATGGTCTTCGACGAGCAGTTCGGCACGGCCGCCTTCATCATGCGCGCGCGCACAGAAGGATTGCGCGATTTCGGCGCCTGCATGTCGCCGACCAATGCGTTCCAGCTCCTGCAAGGCGTCGAGACGCTGCCCGTGCGCATGGATCGCCACATGCAGAATACGCTATCGGTGCTGGAAGCACTGAAAGCCAACAAGGCCGTCGACTGGGTGCTGCATCCCTCGCTGGAGACCCATCCGGACCATCAGCTCGCAAAGCAGCTGCTGCCGCGCGGGGCCGGCTCGATCGTCTCCTTCGGCATCAAGGGCGGCCGCGCTGCGGGGCGCAAGTTCATCGAGCAGCTCCGCATGATCAGCCATCTCGCCAATGTCGGCGACGCCAAGACGCTGGTGATCCATCCCGCGAGCACCACGCATCAGCAGATGGATGCCGAGCAGCTCAAGACAGCCGGCATCGGCGAAGAGCTGGTGCGCCTGTCGGTCGGTATCGAAACGGCCTCCGACATCATCGACGATCTCGCCCAAGCGCTGCGCATCTCGCAAAAGGTCTGA
- a CDS encoding alpha-D-ribose 1-methylphosphonate 5-triphosphate diphosphatase: protein MNAKPNETVIAHARIVLADSVIEQGWIALAEGRVAEIGEGRAPAGAEDAGGDLIMPGLIELHTDHLEAHYVPRPKVFWDPVAAVISYDGQLATSGITTVLDSLRVWREDGAEEVDGRAGTLAAAISAARLNNLLRADHFLHLRCEIPMPSVVEEAKELIGRPDVRLMSLMDHTPGQRQFRDEVKLRDYYRGKGGGMSDAQLDELFARRFTYQQTYAASNMREIVALAQEYRVPLASHDDTTEENVTDAIRDGVAVAEFPTTVEAARGLHAAGIDILMGAPNVVRGGSHSGNIAAVDLAREGLLDILSSDYIPSSLLMAALQLPQHVPAISLPAAIRTVTKAPAEAVGLCDRGEIAVGKRADLIRVHVAGSVPVVRSVWREGERVA from the coding sequence ATGAACGCCAAGCCGAATGAAACCGTGATCGCCCACGCCAGGATCGTGCTGGCCGACAGCGTGATCGAGCAGGGTTGGATCGCTCTTGCAGAAGGGCGAGTCGCCGAGATCGGCGAGGGCAGGGCGCCCGCAGGCGCCGAGGATGCCGGCGGCGACCTGATCATGCCCGGCCTGATCGAGCTACATACCGATCATCTCGAAGCGCACTACGTGCCACGCCCGAAGGTGTTCTGGGATCCGGTCGCCGCGGTCATCTCTTATGACGGGCAGCTCGCGACGTCTGGCATCACCACGGTGCTGGATTCGCTGCGGGTCTGGCGCGAGGACGGCGCGGAGGAGGTCGATGGCCGCGCCGGCACGCTGGCGGCTGCGATCTCTGCGGCGCGCCTGAACAATCTCCTGCGCGCAGATCACTTTCTGCATCTGCGTTGCGAAATCCCGATGCCTAGCGTGGTCGAGGAGGCCAAGGAGTTGATCGGCCGCCCCGACGTGCGGTTGATGTCGCTGATGGACCACACCCCCGGCCAGCGCCAGTTTCGCGACGAAGTCAAGCTGCGCGACTACTACCGCGGCAAGGGTGGCGGCATGAGCGACGCCCAGCTCGATGAGCTCTTTGCTAGACGCTTCACGTACCAGCAGACCTATGCCGCCAGCAATATGCGCGAGATCGTCGCATTGGCGCAGGAATATAGGGTTCCACTGGCGAGCCATGACGACACCACCGAGGAGAACGTCACCGATGCGATCCGTGACGGCGTCGCGGTCGCGGAATTTCCGACCACGGTGGAAGCCGCGCGCGGCCTGCACGCAGCCGGCATCGACATTTTGATGGGCGCGCCGAATGTGGTGCGCGGCGGCTCGCATTCGGGCAACATCGCCGCCGTCGATCTCGCGCGCGAGGGACTCTTGGACATCCTGTCGTCCGACTACATTCCGTCGAGCCTTCTGATGGCCGCGCTGCAACTGCCACAGCATGTGCCGGCGATCAGCCTTCCGGCGGCGATCCGCACCGTGACGAAGGCCCCGGCCGAGGCGGTCGGGCTCTGCGACCGAGGCGAGATCGCGGTTGGCAAGCGCGCCGATTTGATCCGCGTGCATGTTGCGGGCAGCGTTCCCGTTGTCCGCAGCGTCTGGCGGGAAGGAGAGCGCGTCGCATGA
- a CDS encoding aliphatic sulfonate ABC transporter substrate-binding protein, with product MITRRSILTTALLLATMLAAPARAEDRPTKIRIGTQKGGFFPAVRQRHTIEDAFRPLGIEIKWVDFQFGPPLLEAINVGSVDFGFVGDTPPIFAQAGNAKIRYVAAVKSDGTSQAIIVPKDSAIHSLADLRGKRVAFGKGSSAHNLLVAALEKAGLTWNDITPAPLAPADATAAFVKGSVDAWSIWDPYFALAELRENARVLVLDNEIGKPNSFYIAGSEFVEKYPSLVAKLNAAFAAEGVWAESHHEEVAKAQAEATGVDIEAIRRFVDRSNNRVVPLDAEVIRSQQAIADRFAKLGLIPKSIDVSSIVWRWNSGS from the coding sequence ATGATCACACGACGATCCATCCTGACCACAGCGCTGCTGCTCGCAACCATGCTGGCTGCTCCCGCGCGCGCCGAAGACAGGCCGACCAAAATCCGCATCGGCACGCAGAAGGGCGGCTTCTTCCCGGCGGTCCGCCAGCGTCACACGATCGAGGACGCCTTCAGGCCGCTCGGCATCGAGATCAAATGGGTCGACTTCCAGTTCGGCCCGCCGCTCCTGGAAGCCATCAATGTCGGCAGCGTCGATTTCGGCTTTGTCGGCGATACGCCGCCGATCTTTGCCCAAGCAGGTAACGCGAAGATCCGCTATGTCGCGGCGGTGAAATCGGACGGCACGTCGCAAGCGATTATCGTGCCGAAGGATTCAGCTATCCATTCGCTCGCCGACCTCAGGGGCAAGCGCGTCGCGTTCGGCAAAGGTTCGAGCGCGCATAATCTGCTGGTCGCGGCGCTGGAGAAGGCCGGCTTGACGTGGAACGATATCACCCCGGCGCCGCTTGCGCCGGCAGATGCGACGGCCGCCTTCGTGAAAGGCTCGGTCGATGCCTGGTCGATCTGGGACCCCTATTTCGCACTTGCCGAGTTGAGGGAGAACGCACGCGTGCTCGTCCTCGACAACGAGATCGGCAAGCCGAACTCTTTCTACATCGCAGGCTCCGAGTTCGTCGAAAAATATCCGTCGCTGGTCGCCAAGCTCAACGCAGCTTTCGCGGCTGAAGGCGTCTGGGCAGAGAGCCATCACGAGGAGGTCGCCAAGGCGCAGGCCGAGGCAACCGGCGTCGATATCGAAGCGATCAGGCGCTTCGTCGATCGTTCCAATAATCGCGTCGTGCCGCTCGATGCGGAGGTGATCCGGAGTCAGCAGGCGATCGCCGATCGCTTTGCAAAGCTCGGTCTGATCCCGAAGTCGATCGACGTCTCCAGCATCGTCTGGAGGTGGAATTCGGGCTCCTGA
- a CDS encoding alpha/beta hydrolase — MKLSVNGAEVFVATGGREFDKSLPAVMFIHGAGFDHSTWALHTRWFAHHGYAVLAPDLPGHGRSTGPSVSSIAEMADWTAALVVAAGITKAHLIGHSMGSLISLETAARHPDKVSALSLIGTAATMTVGPDLVKAAEANDQDAIDMVSIWGLGFKAELGGSLAPGLWMHGGAQAVLKHCEPGVLFRDLTACNSYTNALAAAATVKVPTTLILGERDMMTPAKAGRAVAAAIPHARTIVVQGAGHMIMAERPDELLAALKG; from the coding sequence ATGAAGCTTTCCGTCAACGGCGCCGAGGTGTTTGTCGCAACCGGCGGCCGCGAATTCGACAAGTCCCTGCCGGCCGTCATGTTCATCCACGGCGCGGGTTTCGATCACTCGACCTGGGCGTTGCATACGCGCTGGTTCGCCCACCACGGCTACGCCGTGCTGGCCCCCGACCTGCCCGGCCATGGCCGCTCGACCGGACCGTCCGTGTCCAGCATCGCGGAGATGGCCGACTGGACCGCCGCCCTGGTCGTCGCGGCCGGCATTACGAAAGCGCACCTGATCGGCCATTCGATGGGATCGCTGATCTCGCTGGAGACCGCGGCGCGCCACCCCGACAAGGTCTCCGCGCTGAGCCTGATCGGCACGGCCGCAACCATGACGGTCGGGCCTGATCTAGTGAAGGCCGCAGAGGCCAACGACCAGGACGCGATCGACATGGTCTCGATCTGGGGCCTCGGCTTCAAGGCCGAGCTCGGCGGCAGCCTCGCACCGGGCCTGTGGATGCATGGCGGCGCCCAGGCTGTCCTGAAACATTGCGAGCCGGGCGTGCTGTTCAGGGATCTTACGGCCTGCAATTCATACACGAATGCGCTCGCCGCGGCCGCGACCGTGAAGGTGCCGACCACGCTGATCCTCGGCGAACGGGACATGATGACGCCGGCGAAAGCCGGCAGGGCAGTCGCCGCTGCGATCCCGCATGCGCGGACCATTGTGGTGCAGGGCGCAGGCCACATGATCATGGCCGAACGTCCCGATGAATTGCTGGCGGCGCTGAAGGGTTGA
- a CDS encoding pyridoxamine 5'-phosphate oxidase family protein: protein MTVIATVEELEAIYGVTNDASTVKVADHVTPLYRVFIERSPFAALATIGPEGIDCSPRGDLPGFVRIHDPKTLMLPDRRGNNRIDSLRNIVRDPRVSLMFLIPGSGNAIRVNGRAHISVAPELLASFAVQGKAPRSVMVMAIDELYFQCARAIVRSDLWNPDKRVDPKSLPTPGQILAEISNNKVGGEEYDRAWPARAAATMW from the coding sequence ATGACGGTGATTGCGACGGTCGAGGAGCTCGAAGCCATCTATGGCGTCACCAATGACGCCTCGACTGTGAAGGTCGCCGATCACGTCACGCCGCTCTACCGCGTCTTCATCGAGAGGTCGCCCTTTGCCGCGCTGGCCACCATTGGCCCGGAGGGCATCGACTGCTCGCCGCGCGGCGATCTGCCCGGCTTCGTGCGCATTCATGACCCGAAGACGCTGATGCTGCCGGACCGCCGCGGCAACAACCGAATTGATTCCTTGCGCAACATCGTTCGCGATCCGCGCGTCTCCCTGATGTTCCTGATCCCCGGTTCCGGCAACGCGATCCGTGTCAACGGCCGGGCGCACATCTCGGTCGCTCCGGAGCTGCTCGCCTCCTTCGCGGTTCAAGGCAAGGCGCCGCGCAGCGTCATGGTCATGGCCATCGATGAGCTGTATTTCCAGTGTGCCCGCGCCATCGTCCGCTCCGACCTCTGGAATCCCGACAAGCGCGTCGATCCCAAGAGCTTGCCGACGCCCGGCCAGATCCTCGCCGAGATCAGCAACAACAAGGTCGGCGGCGAAGAGTACGATCGTGCCTGGCCCGCCCGCGCGGCCGCCACGATGTGGTGA
- the phnN gene encoding phosphonate metabolism protein/1,5-bisphosphokinase (PRPP-forming) PhnN has product MSESPSIAPQETPTIGPGRLVLVVGPSGAGKDTLLGLAKAALTEDHDAVFPRRIVTREASAAEDNVSVTPDEFRRGLDHGDFAAHWDAHGLSYALPIEINDDIRAGRTVIVNVSRKVIGVLRRAYANVVVVAITAPPDVLAQRLAARARRSDGNIQERLERHVDDAEAHAEVTIVNAGSADYHSRQLVRVIRNECCRE; this is encoded by the coding sequence ATGAGCGAGAGCCCGTCGATTGCGCCACAGGAGACCCCGACGATCGGCCCCGGACGCCTGGTTCTGGTCGTCGGCCCAAGCGGTGCGGGCAAGGATACGCTGCTCGGTCTTGCCAAAGCCGCCCTCACTGAAGATCACGATGCGGTCTTTCCGCGCCGGATCGTGACGCGTGAGGCGTCCGCCGCCGAGGACAACGTGTCCGTCACTCCAGACGAATTCCGCCGCGGACTCGATCACGGCGATTTCGCCGCGCATTGGGACGCACATGGTCTCTCATACGCGCTGCCGATCGAGATCAACGACGACATCCGTGCCGGCCGCACGGTCATCGTCAACGTCTCGCGCAAGGTGATCGGCGTGCTGCGCCGGGCCTATGCCAACGTCGTGGTGGTCGCGATCACGGCGCCGCCTGATGTCCTCGCCCAGCGTCTCGCCGCGCGCGCGCGCCGCAGTGATGGCAATATCCAGGAGCGGCTCGAGCGACACGTCGATGACGCTGAAGCCCATGCCGAGGTCACGATCGTCAATGCCGGCAGCGCCGATTATCACAGCCGCCAGCTCGTCCGCGTGATCCGCAACGAGTGCTGTCGCGAGTAG
- a CDS encoding cyclic nucleotide-binding domain-containing thioredoxin-disulfide reductase codes for MAQDGPERADRDALISRFSRPEQTFPTLTPAEIERLRQFGEIRHYKNGELLFETGKRGPGMFVVLSGHVAITQRDGLGHVTPVIDQGPGQFLAELGQLSGRPALVDGHADGDIETLLIPPDRLRALLVAEADLGERIMRALILRRVSLIQGGVGGPVLIGPSHSAGVVRLQGFLTRNGQPHHLLDPDTEHDAAELIERYSPKPEDWPLVVTADGTVLRNPGESELARAIGMIGGPRGEKIYDVAIVGCGPAGLATAVYAASEGLSVAVLDTRAFGGQAGASARIENYLGFPTGISGQALAGRAFTQAQKFGADIMIPMSVKSLDCSRPNGTFSLALDCGDTLLSRAVVVASGARYRRPGIENLEKFEGRGVWYWASPVEARLCSGEEVALVGAGNSAGQAAVFLSGHAKKVLMIIRGGGLGASMSRYLIERIEATPNIELLFNTEITALEGDEASLLRRIRWKSRLSTDEDAADVRNLFLFVGADPATNWLDGCGVTLDRGGFVVTGAQSEQNQGRLVAPLETSVPGVYAVGDVRSGSVKRVGGAIGEGAQVVASLHGFLGDGAKPAL; via the coding sequence ATGGCGCAGGATGGACCGGAACGAGCCGACAGGGACGCGCTGATCTCGCGCTTCTCACGCCCCGAGCAGACGTTTCCGACGCTCACGCCGGCCGAGATCGAGCGCCTGCGCCAATTCGGCGAGATCAGACATTATAAGAACGGCGAGCTGCTGTTCGAGACCGGCAAGCGCGGCCCGGGCATGTTCGTGGTGCTCTCCGGCCATGTCGCCATCACCCAGCGCGACGGTCTCGGTCACGTCACGCCGGTGATCGATCAGGGACCCGGCCAGTTCCTCGCCGAGCTCGGCCAGCTCTCGGGTAGGCCTGCATTGGTCGACGGCCATGCCGATGGCGATATCGAGACGCTCCTGATCCCGCCGGACCGGCTCCGGGCGCTGCTGGTCGCCGAAGCCGATCTCGGCGAACGCATCATGCGCGCGCTGATCCTCCGCCGGGTCAGCCTGATCCAGGGCGGCGTCGGCGGACCCGTGCTGATCGGCCCGTCGCATTCGGCCGGCGTGGTTCGCCTCCAGGGCTTTCTCACCCGCAATGGCCAGCCGCATCATCTGCTCGACCCCGATACCGAGCATGACGCAGCCGAACTGATCGAACGCTATTCCCCCAAGCCGGAGGACTGGCCGCTCGTCGTCACCGCTGACGGCACCGTGCTGCGCAATCCCGGCGAGAGCGAGCTTGCGCGCGCCATCGGCATGATCGGTGGACCGCGCGGCGAGAAGATCTACGATGTCGCGATCGTCGGCTGCGGGCCGGCGGGGCTTGCGACCGCGGTCTATGCGGCCTCCGAAGGCCTCTCGGTCGCCGTGCTCGATACGCGCGCCTTCGGCGGCCAGGCCGGCGCCAGCGCGCGCATCGAGAATTATCTCGGCTTTCCGACCGGCATTTCCGGCCAGGCGCTCGCGGGCCGCGCTTTCACGCAGGCGCAGAAGTTCGGCGCCGACATCATGATCCCGATGTCGGTAAAGTCACTGGATTGCTCGCGCCCCAATGGCACGTTCTCGCTGGCGCTTGACTGCGGCGACACCTTGCTCTCGCGCGCGGTGGTGGTCGCGAGCGGCGCGCGCTATCGCCGGCCGGGAATCGAGAATCTGGAAAAATTCGAGGGCCGCGGCGTTTGGTATTGGGCTTCGCCGGTCGAGGCACGGCTTTGTTCCGGTGAGGAGGTGGCCCTCGTCGGTGCCGGCAATTCGGCGGGCCAGGCCGCCGTTTTCCTGTCGGGCCACGCGAAGAAGGTGCTGATGATCATCCGCGGCGGCGGCTTAGGGGCCAGCATGTCGCGCTATCTCATCGAGCGCATCGAGGCGACGCCGAACATCGAGCTCTTGTTCAACACCGAGATCACAGCGCTCGAGGGCGACGAAGCCTCGCTGCTCCGCCGGATCCGCTGGAAAAGCAGGCTGTCGACGGATGAGGACGCCGCCGATGTCCGCAACCTCTTCCTGTTCGTCGGCGCTGATCCCGCGACCAACTGGCTCGATGGCTGCGGCGTGACGCTCGATCGCGGCGGCTTCGTCGTCACCGGCGCGCAGTCCGAGCAGAACCAGGGCCGGCTCGTGGCGCCCCTCGAAACCTCAGTGCCCGGCGTTTAC
- a CDS encoding LuxR family transcriptional regulator, protein MDVIRSRAFEFVERVQKLSDAAGIVDAMGRVLGQHGFDYFCCAYVAPLSTEPARDAVLAERLPAGFLDMYSEGQYVWDDPALRYCRMTIRPFRWFREAPYDPEREPRAAELVQRARDFGMVDGFMIPVASPTGRMGQVYFGGAAIDLRERELPALHLMALYAFDRALKLRGLADAPRLVLSLREREVLTQAALGRSTDEIADDLNITGRTVKAHIKSCCEKLGATTRTQAVMIAMRDRLISP, encoded by the coding sequence ATGGACGTGATCCGCAGTCGTGCATTCGAATTCGTCGAGAGGGTGCAAAAGCTTTCCGACGCGGCGGGCATCGTCGACGCAATGGGCCGCGTGCTCGGCCAGCATGGATTCGACTATTTCTGCTGCGCCTATGTCGCCCCTCTCTCGACCGAGCCTGCGCGCGACGCAGTGCTCGCCGAACGGCTGCCGGCCGGCTTCCTGGATATGTATTCGGAGGGGCAATATGTGTGGGACGATCCGGCGCTGCGTTATTGCAGGATGACGATCCGTCCGTTCCGCTGGTTCAGGGAAGCGCCTTATGATCCGGAGCGGGAGCCGCGCGCCGCCGAGCTGGTGCAGCGCGCCCGCGATTTCGGCATGGTGGATGGCTTCATGATTCCGGTTGCCTCGCCCACGGGCCGCATGGGGCAGGTCTATTTCGGCGGCGCCGCGATCGATCTGCGGGAACGCGAACTGCCCGCGCTTCACCTCATGGCCCTCTATGCGTTCGACCGGGCACTGAAGCTGCGCGGTCTGGCTGATGCGCCGCGCCTCGTCCTGTCACTGCGTGAGCGCGAGGTGCTGACACAGGCGGCGCTCGGCCGATCCACCGACGAGATCGCCGATGACCTCAACATCACGGGGCGCACGGTGAAGGCCCACATCAAGAGCTGCTGCGAAAAACTCGGCGCAACGACCCGCACGCAGGCCGTGATGATTGCCATGCGCGACCGCCTCATCTCGCCGTGA